ACGAGGGATTGCTTGGATTTTAGGGCCTTTAATGATTTTTGTACGACGTCCCGTGGAGTGTGAGGGGAAGCCATGTGGCGTGGACAATGTCCTGCCGTTTTATGGAAATCGGTTTCGGTATAGCCGGGACAGCACACCTGGATGGTCACCCCCCTTTCCCTGGCCTCCATCGCCACGGCTTCAGAAAAAGATATGATAAAGGCTTTGGTGGCGGCATATTCCGCCATATAGGGAATTGGGAAAAATCCTGCTACGGACGCCACATTGATAATTGCACCCTGCCGTCGATTCATCATATCGGGTAGGAAGAGTCTTGTGCTTTCTGTGGTCACATGGATATGGACCTGTAGCATGTCTTGAATAGTTGGGAGTGACATGTCTGCAAATAAACTATACAGGCCAAAACCGGCATTGTTGACAAGCAATGACACATGAGGCCGAAATGATTGAGCCAAACTGTAAAGGATTTCCGCCGCGTGAGGTCTGGCCAAATCCAGTGTTTCTGTCCAGACCTGAATAGAAGTGGTCTGTTGAATCTCCTTGGATAATTCAAGTAGACGGTTTTGGTCCCGGGCAACCAAAAGAAGGTCAAAACCTTGAGTTGCTAAGGCTCTGGCATATTCGGCTCCAATCCCTCGTGAAGCTCCTGTGATGACAGCAAATGGCGTGATATTTTCCATGGAAAAAATCTGAATAAATCGTTCAACCATAAAAGGCTTTCTTCCTACAGGTCAACTCTGGATTGAATGTTAAGCGCTGAGCATAAAAAAGTCGTTATGGGTTTTAAACAAAGCATGATCATGAAATAAGCCGGAAATTATTAAGAATTATCGAGGATGTGCCGAATAAAACCGGTATGCGCCGATCAATCGGTTATTTGAAGCCGATTGCCTGAATTCACCACAAACCAGAGGACTCGATAACCGATATGAGTGCCGACGGAATTGACAATAGGTTGAAAGCCTGCGGGTCGAGCTCGGCGATTGGTGTGCTTGAGTTGCCTGATGCCGCCACACCATCAAAGGCTGTCATAAAAAACGTCAATTTAGAGCAGGCCCTGGCTGATATTGAAGAACAAGCCGGAGGATTAGTAAAGACGACAAAGCAGGTGATGGCCTCGTTTAAAAAAATTAAAGATGCCGCAAAAGTGGGGGATTTGATCAATCTTCGAAAATTATTAGAGGAAGGGAAAGAGGTGACGCTGAGTTTGGGTTGTGACTTTGTGAAAACCCAGGAACGTCTGAACTTTGATGAAGCCGGGTACCTGGAGGGCAAAGCGTTTCGCCAGGAACTTCTCACGACTGCACAGCAAATGGGTGTCAATCTCTATGAACACGATGGGTATTTGTTTTCCTATCCAGTCTTATTGCGCATACTTCATAAAGAACGGGCGGTCGCCATTGACCGAATGCGGGAAAATCGGCTTCGTCCTTCGGTCTTAGTCAAACGATTAAAGGAAGTTCAAAATAAACCCCTTCGATTTAAACCACAAACGTTTCTCGAGATGGTTTTTACGGCCTATTCCATCGTGGTGGCGGGCCGAGGGAAGCATCTCATTGGTAAAGGAACGGTGATTCCACTTTTGGAACTCTATCAACTTCTTACGCTCCTTCCTTGGCAGGCCAGTGAATACACGAGACAAGAATTTGGGCGGGACGTCTATTTACTGGATAAAAGTGGAACCATTACCACCAAAAACAATCATCGGGCAAACTTTCATGCGAGTACCGGGGTGCGGGATGCCACCAAGACGTTAACCGTGATTGCGCAAGGGGGACGGGAGAAAACTTATTATGGAATTTCCTTTGTCCAGGCGGGATAAGCGGGTCGGGATGGTATTTAAGTTTCCCTAGGGTGAGCCGAGAAGACGAACTAGATTAACAGGATATTGAGGAAAAATTTATGTCTCCACAGGAATGGTTGAACGTTCTGAAATCCGCCTATCTCCAAGGGTTTATTCGTCGGGGAGGATCGGCCGTCAAATTTGCGGTGGTGGAGGAGGCTCAGAACACCAAGTCTGTGAGCATGGAGGTGGGGGACCTGTCACGAGAGCAGGGCTTTGTCACGATTCACGCAGATTCTTGTTGTACGAAAGTTCAACTCATTGATCTTCTGTTTAAGGAAATGGCCAGACAAATCGATTGGGATGCCTTGGCATTTGAATATGTCCAAAAGCTGTTTCGAGAACATCAATGGAAGATTCCTGAACGGAGGGAGGAATGTTGCTGGTCTTCTGTTGCCACTCTCAATAGTTGCGATGAATCCATGATGAAGCGAGAAATGAATGCCTGGTTGGAAGGGGCCTTGTTTCAGGATTTTCACATGAGTCGGGAATTTCGATTGGCCATGATTCAGTTGTGCTTAGCCCAGCTGGAATTACCTGACAGTCCGTCTAAAGAGCCGGCAGCGATCAGGGCCTGGCTTCGAGGCGAACTGAAGCAAATGGCTACTCTCAAAAAGTTATTAATATTTGAAAAGGTCACCCGCAGTAATGCGCGTGACCTCATTGCGTCCTTGTCCCATTGGACCCGCCTGGCGGGAAAACCCGGTATGGTTCTGACCATCGATATTTCAGCCTTTACAGGCGGGAAGGATGTCGGGGCCAACTCTTTGAATTATTCGCCCTCTGCGGTCATGGATGCCTATGAAATGCTGAGACAATTCATTGATGGCAGTGATGAAATCGAAGGGTTGTTGGTCGTGGTTGTCACCTCACAAGCCTTTCTCTCGGATCAACGGGTGGGGCTGAATCGGTATGAAGCCTTAAAGCTTCGAATCTGGGATGATGTCCGGGATAAAACCCGTCAAAATCCTTTTGCGCCCATGGTCAGACTGACCGACCAGACCGAAAAATTTACCCAGGGCAGTCTCCTGGCAAGAGTGGGAAGCCGAAAAGAAGATGTACAGCATCAACGGGTCATTGAATCCTTGCGGGCGGGTGTACCGAGTCCGGGCGTCGTCAAGGCGTTAGGCTGTCCACAACCGATGGTCAAATCCAAATTTCAACAGATGTTACAGGATGCCCAGGCCAGCATACATAAGGGTTGGACTACAAAAGGGATGTTGATTGAAGGAGGATTTGGAACGGGAAAATCCCACCTACTGGAATCCTTAAGCCACATGGCCTTGGATTCCAGATTTGTATGTAGCAAGGTCGTGATCAGTAAGGAAACACCTCTGTATAGTCCCGCATTGATGTTTCGATCTGCCATTGAGTCTGCTGAAATCCCCGAAAAGCGAGGAGATGTCTTGGCGGAGGTGGCAGCAGATTTGAATTTCAAGAGTCCTCAGTATGCAAATTTTTACGAATGGGTGCATCGTCAAGGCGGGGAAATTGATGGGCGCTTTGCTGCCACGGTATTTTTGTACGAACGCATGGTCAATGACCCGGAACTCAGTCATCGGATCATTCGGTTTTGGGCAGGGGACCCCTTGACCGATGCTGAAATCAAGCGATATCTCAAATCCTGCGATGCCAATGTCTCTTATCGATTTGAACGGGTCTCGCCAATGGAGATGGCGTTGCAACGGTTTAAATTTGTTTCACGACTCATGATTGCGGCTGGATATTCTGGTTGGATTTTACTGATCGACGAAGCGGAAATTATTGGACGGTACTCCTTTAAGCAGCGAGCCCAATCCTATGCGGAATTAGCCAGGTGGCTGGGTAGACTGGAAGCTTCCAGCTTTGCGGATCTTGGCTATAAATCCGGATTGGCGGCGGTGATGGCGCTAACCGATGATTTTCAAAGTGCGATTCTGGATGAAAAAGGTGATCGGGAAAAAGTGCCAGAAAAACTGCGTGAAACAGGATCAGAAACCGATTTAGTGCTGTCCCGCCAAGCGGAACAGGGCATGCGACTCATCGAATGCGAGCGCATACCCTTGGTTGGTCCCTATGATCAGCTGGTGGAGGAAATCTACCATAAAATTCGTTCCATTCATGGTGCGGCGTATGGGTGGGAACCACCTCAGGTCCCCACGATTGAGCGGTTATCCAGCACCCGGATGCGTGAATATGTCAAAGGTTGGATTACCGAATGGGATTTAACGCGTCTTGATCCAACACAAAAAGTCGAAATTGAACTAACGGAAATTCGACAAGATTATTCAGAAGATCGTGAATTAGAAGGTGATCAGGAAGGTATGCTTCACCCGGCACTCTCCGAGTCCATTTAATCTGGGGTTTGACCAAAATCGCCGTCATCAGGATTTTTGAATATGACGAGCAAGGTGTTCAAATCGAAATTTTTGAGGACGGAGAACACGTTTCTTCATCATAGATCTTGGTCTTCTCCTCAGCCTGTAAAAACCAACCCGCGTTCGCATGTGACTTTCTAACCTGTGAAGGAAACGACCAATGGAGTTACGGCCTCAAGAATGGTTTCATACACTTCGGCAAGAATACCTTCAACGATTTATTGGGCAAGGAGGCTCATCGGTCAAGTTTGTGGTGACAGACTCTGATCGGGATAGAGTAGACATCCAAAATCAATTGGCGGTCTTGGCTCAGCAGGAAGGGTATGCGTGCATTTCGGTTGATGCCAAAGACACCAAAATTCATATGATGGATAAGTTCTTTCATCAAATTGCTCGGCGAATTCCATGGGATGACCTGGCTTCACAATTCGTTCGGCGACTTCTTCAAGAAAATGGGTACCAAATCCCGGAGAACAAAGAAGAGTTTTGCATGGCTGGAGTCGCCCGGATGAATGAAAGGGCGGAACCCTTATTGCGACGAGATTTAAATAGTTGGTTAGAGCGGGCCATCTATCGAGATACGCAGATGTGCCAGGAATTTCGTATGGCCATGATCCGATTGTGTTTGGGCCAAATGGACTCTGGCTCGGAAGTCCCCTTTATGACCGAACCGGTTAAGTCCTGGCTGGGCGGGGAGATTCGTCAGATTTCAGCTCTCAAAGAAGCCCTTATTTTTCAGAAAATTAATCGGACGAATGCTCGATATATGTTTGTTTCGTTATGCCGTTGGTTACGATTAGTAGGAAGAACAGGGTTAGTCGTGTCCCTGGACTTGAGTCGATGTTTGCTCAGTAAGAAACCGGACTCTCCTGAAGGCTTATATTATGGCGTTTCAGCCACGTTAGATGCCTACGAAATGCTTCGCCAGTTTATTGATGGGACGGATGAATTGGAAAGTTTTCTGCTGGTGGTCCACGTACCGCAAGAATTTCTGACAGATGAGCGTCGGGGGCTCAATCGGTATGAGGCGCTGAAGTTGCGTATTTGGGACGAAGTCCGTGATCGTCAATACCAAAACCCATTAGGGGCTTTGATTCGTGTGGGATCTCAACAGCCCGGGGACGCCCACGATACCGGAAAGAGGGAATACACTGATCGGCCTGCCATGGCCAATGGTGATGTTGGACATCAACGCGCCATGGAAGCCTTGCGATCCGGGGTGCCGAATCGTGATGTGGTGCAGGTACTTGGAAGCCACCAACCGGACCTGGAGGGAAAATTCAGACGGCTGATTCAACAGATGGAGGCAAACGTTCCTCATGAAATGCCTACAAAGGGTATCGTGATTGAAGGAGGGTTTGGGAGTGGAAAGTCCCATCTTCTTCATGCGTTGCAACAGGTGGCGCTGGAGCAGAACTTTGTCTGTAGTCCCATTGTAATCAGTAAGGAAACTCCATTGTACAATGGAGTGCCCTTCTTTCGTGCAGCCATGAACAATGCCGTTGTTCCCGGTAAACATGGCGATGCTCTAACCGAAATAGCCGGTGAACTGAATTTCCAAAGCCCGCAGTATGCCGATTTATTTGATTGGGTGCATCGGAAGGACCGGGTCTGCGATTCCCGATTTGCTGCCAGCCTGTATCTCTATGAGCGAATGATCAATGATCCAGAGCTGAGTCATCGTATGATCCGGTATTGGTCAGGAGATCCTATAAGTAATAGCCAACTCAATAAATACCTTCAGGGGTGTCCGCCGGAAAACCCGTATGTGTTTAATAAAATGTCCAGTCAGGATTTGGCCTTGGACCGGTTTCAATTTGTTTCGCGCTTGATGGTCGCTGCCGGCTATAAAGGGTGGATCCTGTTAATTGATGAAGCGGAGATCATTGGTCGGTATTCCTTTAAGCAACGGACTAAGTCTTATATGGAGGTGGCGCGGTGGATGGGGGTGCTAGCCGATCATTCCTGTCCGGCTATTGGGGCCATTGTGGCTTTGACCGATGATTTTCAAAGTGTGGTCTTGGAAGAAAAACAGGATTCTCAGAAAATTGAGCAGATGTGTCAGGAGGAATCGACGGATGAAGCTCATATGCAAGCCTTGCAGGCGGTCCAGGGTATCCGGCTTATTGAACAGGAGGGCGAACCATTAGTTCGTCCCTATGAATCAATGGTAGATGCGTTATATGAGCGGCTTCGGACGCTTCATGGGTCCGCCTATAGCTGGACACCGCCACCCGTTTCCGCTGTAGAAAAATTATCCAGTACCCGGATGCGCGAGTATGTGCGAGGGTGGATTACCGAATGGGACTTGCGACGATTGTACCCTGATGCCCAGTTGGACATTGAAATTCTTGATGTGCGGCAAACGTATGACGAGGATCAGGAACTGGAGCCCAGTATGGGTGATGACACTGACCCTAGAAAGATATCAGAGTCTGAAGAATGCTTGATGGCAGTCGCCTTACAAAATCAAGCTCCCGTGTGAGTAAGGGGGCCAGCCGGGAAGGGTCGACCGAAATGCGTAGCGGCCATCCTATCGTCGGGGAATGAGTGGCTTAATTTAGTAGCGTGAGGGTCGGATTGTCTTCCAATCGGCTGGCTTCTGCTTCGGTGGCATTCTTTGCGATGGATGTTAGCTCCCAGTGCAATACCTCGTGAGCAATTTTACCCAATTGGGATTCCCTTCTTCCCCTCCATCCCTTCCAGACGTAATCAGGTCTGATTAGTTGACGTGCCAGTCAAGACTGGCGGTGCAAATTCCAAATTTTCACCGGGAACAATAGGATGGCAGTCCCAGGTTATTGGTGGAGAACGGTCATGATACAGGAGCCCAGATGAGACCCATCGGTGGCTTCTGATGTGCTTCCCCTCCTTTCCGCTCTCACATTGAAGGTACGGAATCATATCAATGATCGGATGTTAATGATTTGAACAGTTTGATCTACATATGGCGGCCGATTCAGGCGCAATCCCTTGGAAGAAATCGCAAGCCAACATTATCGGGGCCATGGAGTTGAGGGAAGGCTCAAAATTGGAGCGAGGCTCAATTTAGTTGGTAATGATCCGATAGCGTAAGGCAGAGGACCGCCCTCGAAGAGGGAGGGGTTTGAAAAGCCTGAATTGAGAATAGGAAAGACCTTTGTCTGTATCTGAGTTGACGCCTCGTAAAGAATTGCCATTGTCGGTTTTGAGACT
The sequence above is a segment of the Nitrospira sp. MA-1 genome. Coding sequences within it:
- a CDS encoding SDR family oxidoreductase, with protein sequence MVERFIQIFSMENITPFAVITGASRGIGAEYARALATQGFDLLLVARDQNRLLELSKEIQQTTSIQVWTETLDLARPHAAEILYSLAQSFRPHVSLLVNNAGFGLYSLFADMSLPTIQDMLQVHIHVTTESTRLFLPDMMNRRQGAIINVASVAGFFPIPYMAEYAATKAFIISFSEAVAMEARERGVTIQVCCPGYTETDFHKTAGHCPRHMASPHTPRDVVQKSLKALKSKQSLVTIGWQGLATHWITPFIPKKWLMRLSARFVRPPNTLSH
- a CDS encoding DUF2791 family P-loop domain-containing protein, which codes for MSPQEWLNVLKSAYLQGFIRRGGSAVKFAVVEEAQNTKSVSMEVGDLSREQGFVTIHADSCCTKVQLIDLLFKEMARQIDWDALAFEYVQKLFREHQWKIPERREECCWSSVATLNSCDESMMKREMNAWLEGALFQDFHMSREFRLAMIQLCLAQLELPDSPSKEPAAIRAWLRGELKQMATLKKLLIFEKVTRSNARDLIASLSHWTRLAGKPGMVLTIDISAFTGGKDVGANSLNYSPSAVMDAYEMLRQFIDGSDEIEGLLVVVVTSQAFLSDQRVGLNRYEALKLRIWDDVRDKTRQNPFAPMVRLTDQTEKFTQGSLLARVGSRKEDVQHQRVIESLRAGVPSPGVVKALGCPQPMVKSKFQQMLQDAQASIHKGWTTKGMLIEGGFGTGKSHLLESLSHMALDSRFVCSKVVISKETPLYSPALMFRSAIESAEIPEKRGDVLAEVAADLNFKSPQYANFYEWVHRQGGEIDGRFAATVFLYERMVNDPELSHRIIRFWAGDPLTDAEIKRYLKSCDANVSYRFERVSPMEMALQRFKFVSRLMIAAGYSGWILLIDEAEIIGRYSFKQRAQSYAELARWLGRLEASSFADLGYKSGLAAVMALTDDFQSAILDEKGDREKVPEKLRETGSETDLVLSRQAEQGMRLIECERIPLVGPYDQLVEEIYHKIRSIHGAAYGWEPPQVPTIERLSSTRMREYVKGWITEWDLTRLDPTQKVEIELTEIRQDYSEDRELEGDQEGMLHPALSESI
- a CDS encoding DUF2791 family P-loop domain-containing protein, which gives rise to MELRPQEWFHTLRQEYLQRFIGQGGSSVKFVVTDSDRDRVDIQNQLAVLAQQEGYACISVDAKDTKIHMMDKFFHQIARRIPWDDLASQFVRRLLQENGYQIPENKEEFCMAGVARMNERAEPLLRRDLNSWLERAIYRDTQMCQEFRMAMIRLCLGQMDSGSEVPFMTEPVKSWLGGEIRQISALKEALIFQKINRTNARYMFVSLCRWLRLVGRTGLVVSLDLSRCLLSKKPDSPEGLYYGVSATLDAYEMLRQFIDGTDELESFLLVVHVPQEFLTDERRGLNRYEALKLRIWDEVRDRQYQNPLGALIRVGSQQPGDAHDTGKREYTDRPAMANGDVGHQRAMEALRSGVPNRDVVQVLGSHQPDLEGKFRRLIQQMEANVPHEMPTKGIVIEGGFGSGKSHLLHALQQVALEQNFVCSPIVISKETPLYNGVPFFRAAMNNAVVPGKHGDALTEIAGELNFQSPQYADLFDWVHRKDRVCDSRFAASLYLYERMINDPELSHRMIRYWSGDPISNSQLNKYLQGCPPENPYVFNKMSSQDLALDRFQFVSRLMVAAGYKGWILLIDEAEIIGRYSFKQRTKSYMEVARWMGVLADHSCPAIGAIVALTDDFQSVVLEEKQDSQKIEQMCQEESTDEAHMQALQAVQGIRLIEQEGEPLVRPYESMVDALYERLRTLHGSAYSWTPPPVSAVEKLSSTRMREYVRGWITEWDLRRLYPDAQLDIEILDVRQTYDEDQELEPSMGDDTDPRKISESEECLMAVALQNQAPV